One segment of Macaca fascicularis isolate 582-1 chromosome 2, T2T-MFA8v1.1 DNA contains the following:
- the NT5DC2 gene encoding 5'-nucleotidase domain-containing protein 2 isoform X2, with translation MRVESGSAQEKGILLESLATLLEKTTASHEGPASGNRGLTDLLPPEVCSLLNPAAIYANNEISLRDVEVYGFDYDYTLAQYADALHPEIFSAARDILVEHYKYPEGIRKYDYNPSFAIRGLHYDIQKSLLMKIDAFHYVQLGTAYRGLQPVPDEEVIALYGGTQHIPLYQMSGFYGKGPSIKQFMDIFSLPEMALLSCVVDYFLGHSLEFDQAHLYKDVTDAIRDVHVKGLMYQWIEQDMEKYILRGDETFAVLSRLVAHGKQLFLITNSPFSFVDKGMRHMVGPDWRQLFDVVIVQADKPSFFTDRRKPFRKLDEKGSLQWDRITRLEKGKIYRQGNLFDFLRLTEWRGPRVLYFGDHLYSDLADLMLRHGWRTGAIIPELEREIRIINTEQYMHSLTWQQALTGLLERMQTYQDAESRQVLAAWMKERQELRCITKALFNAQFGSIFRTFHNPTYFSRRLVRFSDLYMASLSCLLNYRVDFTFYPRRTPLQHEAPLWMDQLCTGCMKTPFLGDMAHIR, from the exons ATGCGAGTGGAGAGCGGTTCTGCGCAGGAAAAAGGAATTTTGTTGGAAAGCCTGGCGACATTGCTAGAAAAGACCACAGCATCTCACGAGGGGCCTGCGTCGGGAAACCGGGGGTTGACGG ACCTCCTGCCCCCCGAGGTCTGCAGTCTCCTGAACCCAGCAGCCATCTACGCCAACAACGAGATCAGCCTGCGTGACGTTGAGGTCTACGGCTTTGACTACGACTACACGCTGGCCCAGTATGCAGACGCACTGCACCCCGAGATCTTCAGCGCCGCCCGTGACATCCTGGTCGAGCACTACAAG TACCCAGAGGGGATTCGGAAGTATGACTACAACCCCAGCTTTGCCATCCGTGGCCTCCACTATGACATTCAGAAG AGCCTTTTGATGAAGATTGACGCCTTCCACTATGTGCAGCTGGGGACAGCCTACAG GGGCCTCCAGCCTGTGCCAGATGAGGAAGTGATCGCGCTGTATGGGGGCACCCAGCACATCCCACTATACCAGATGAGTGGCTTCTATGGCAAG GGTCCCTCCATTAAGCAGTTCATGGACATTTTCTCACTGCCGGAGATGGCTCTGCTGTCCTGCGTGGTGGACTACTTCCTGGGCCACAGCCTGGAGTTTGACCAAGCGCACCTCTACAAGGATGTGACG GACGCCATCCGAGACGTGCATGTGAAGGGCCTCATGTACCAGTGGATCGAGCAGGACATGG AGAAGTACATCCTGAGAGGGGACGAGACGTTTGCCGTCCTGAGCCGCCTGGTGGCCCATGGGAAACAGCTGTTCCTCATCACCAACAGTCCTTTCAGCTTCGT AGACAAGGGGATGCGGCACATGGTGGGTCCCGATTGGCGCCAGCTCTTCGATGTGGTCATTGTCCAGGCAGACAAGCCCAGCTTCTTCACTGACCGGCGCAA GCCTTTCAGAAAACTCGATGAGAAGGGCTCACTTCAGTGGGACCGGATCACCCGCTTGGAAAAGGGCAAGATCTATCGGCAG GGAAACCTGTTTGACTTCCTGCGCTTGACGGAATGGCGTGGCCCCCGCGTGCTCTACTTTGGGGACCACCTCTATAGTGACCTGGCG GATCTCATGCTGCGGCACGGTTGGCGCACGGGTGCCATCATCCCTGAGCTGGAGCGTGAGATCCGCATCATCAACACAGAGCAGTACATGCACTCGCTGACGTGGCAGCAAGCACTCACGGGGCTGCTGGAGCGCATGCAG ACCTATCAGGACGCGGAGTCGAGGCAGGTGCTAGCTGCCTGGATGAAAGAACGGCAGGAGCTGAG GTGCATCACCAAGGCCCTGTTCAACGCGCAGTTCGGCAGCATCTTCCGCACCTTCCACAACCCCACCTACTTCTCGAGGCGCCTCGTGCGCTTCTCTGACCTCTACATGGCCTCCCTCAGCTGCCTGCTCAACTACCGCGTGGACTTCACCTTCTACCCGCGCCGCACGCCGCTGCAGCACGAGGCGCCTCTCTGGATGGACCAGCTCTGCACTGGCTGCATGAAGACCCCCTTCCTTGGTGACATGGCCCACATCCGCTGA
- the NT5DC2 gene encoding 5'-nucleotidase domain-containing protein 2 isoform X3: MKIDAFHYVQLGTAYRGLQPVPDEEVIALYGGTQHIPLYQMSGFYGKGPSIKQFMDIFSLPEMALLSCVVDYFLGHSLEFDQAHLYKDVTDAIRDVHVKGLMYQWIEQDMEKYILRGDETFAVLSRLVAHGKQLFLITNSPFSFVDKGMRHMVGPDWRQLFDVVIVQADKPSFFTDRRKPFRKLDEKGSLQWDRITRLEKGKIYRQGNLFDFLRLTEWRGPRVLYFGDHLYSDLADLMLRHGWRTGAIIPELEREIRIINTEQYMHSLTWQQALTGLLERMQTYQDAESRQVLAAWMKERQELRCITKALFNAQFGSIFRTFHNPTYFSRRLVRFSDLYMASLSCLLNYRVDFTFYPRRTPLQHEAPLWMDQLCTGCMKTPFLGDMAHIR, translated from the exons ATGAAGATTGACGCCTTCCACTATGTGCAGCTGGGGACAGCCTACAG GGGCCTCCAGCCTGTGCCAGATGAGGAAGTGATCGCGCTGTATGGGGGCACCCAGCACATCCCACTATACCAGATGAGTGGCTTCTATGGCAAG GGTCCCTCCATTAAGCAGTTCATGGACATTTTCTCACTGCCGGAGATGGCTCTGCTGTCCTGCGTGGTGGACTACTTCCTGGGCCACAGCCTGGAGTTTGACCAAGCGCACCTCTACAAGGATGTGACG GACGCCATCCGAGACGTGCATGTGAAGGGCCTCATGTACCAGTGGATCGAGCAGGACATGG AGAAGTACATCCTGAGAGGGGACGAGACGTTTGCCGTCCTGAGCCGCCTGGTGGCCCATGGGAAACAGCTGTTCCTCATCACCAACAGTCCTTTCAGCTTCGT AGACAAGGGGATGCGGCACATGGTGGGTCCCGATTGGCGCCAGCTCTTCGATGTGGTCATTGTCCAGGCAGACAAGCCCAGCTTCTTCACTGACCGGCGCAA GCCTTTCAGAAAACTCGATGAGAAGGGCTCACTTCAGTGGGACCGGATCACCCGCTTGGAAAAGGGCAAGATCTATCGGCAG GGAAACCTGTTTGACTTCCTGCGCTTGACGGAATGGCGTGGCCCCCGCGTGCTCTACTTTGGGGACCACCTCTATAGTGACCTGGCG GATCTCATGCTGCGGCACGGTTGGCGCACGGGTGCCATCATCCCTGAGCTGGAGCGTGAGATCCGCATCATCAACACAGAGCAGTACATGCACTCGCTGACGTGGCAGCAAGCACTCACGGGGCTGCTGGAGCGCATGCAG ACCTATCAGGACGCGGAGTCGAGGCAGGTGCTAGCTGCCTGGATGAAAGAACGGCAGGAGCTGAG GTGCATCACCAAGGCCCTGTTCAACGCGCAGTTCGGCAGCATCTTCCGCACCTTCCACAACCCCACCTACTTCTCGAGGCGCCTCGTGCGCTTCTCTGACCTCTACATGGCCTCCCTCAGCTGCCTGCTCAACTACCGCGTGGACTTCACCTTCTACCCGCGCCGCACGCCGCTGCAGCACGAGGCGCCTCTCTGGATGGACCAGCTCTGCACTGGCTGCATGAAGACCCCCTTCCTTGGTGACATGGCCCACATCCGCTGA
- the NT5DC2 gene encoding 5'-nucleotidase domain-containing protein 2 isoform X1, giving the protein MAGAGLRAVARRWLLCGGHGGPRTASSSPSCPGCGPPGPGAHCPGAPRSAPAQAPAGGADLSAHLWARYQDMRRLVHDLLPPEVCSLLNPAAIYANNEISLRDVEVYGFDYDYTLAQYADALHPEIFSAARDILVEHYKYPEGIRKYDYNPSFAIRGLHYDIQKSLLMKIDAFHYVQLGTAYRGLQPVPDEEVIALYGGTQHIPLYQMSGFYGKGPSIKQFMDIFSLPEMALLSCVVDYFLGHSLEFDQAHLYKDVTDAIRDVHVKGLMYQWIEQDMEKYILRGDETFAVLSRLVAHGKQLFLITNSPFSFVDKGMRHMVGPDWRQLFDVVIVQADKPSFFTDRRKPFRKLDEKGSLQWDRITRLEKGKIYRQGNLFDFLRLTEWRGPRVLYFGDHLYSDLADLMLRHGWRTGAIIPELEREIRIINTEQYMHSLTWQQALTGLLERMQTYQDAESRQVLAAWMKERQELRCITKALFNAQFGSIFRTFHNPTYFSRRLVRFSDLYMASLSCLLNYRVDFTFYPRRTPLQHEAPLWMDQLCTGCMKTPFLGDMAHIR; this is encoded by the exons ATGGCGGGTGCGGGGCTGCGGGCGGTCGCTCGGCGCTGGCTGCTGTGCGGAGGCCACGGCGGGCCGCGAACTGCCTCGTCCTCGCCCTCCTGCCCTGGCTGCGGCCCCCCGGGTCCCGGCGCCCACTGTCCCGGCGCCCCGCGCTCCGCGCCCGCCCAGGCACCCGCAGGCGGCGCCGACCTCAGCGCGCACCTATGGGCTCGCTACCAGGACATGAGGAGACTGGTGCACG ACCTCCTGCCCCCCGAGGTCTGCAGTCTCCTGAACCCAGCAGCCATCTACGCCAACAACGAGATCAGCCTGCGTGACGTTGAGGTCTACGGCTTTGACTACGACTACACGCTGGCCCAGTATGCAGACGCACTGCACCCCGAGATCTTCAGCGCCGCCCGTGACATCCTGGTCGAGCACTACAAG TACCCAGAGGGGATTCGGAAGTATGACTACAACCCCAGCTTTGCCATCCGTGGCCTCCACTATGACATTCAGAAG AGCCTTTTGATGAAGATTGACGCCTTCCACTATGTGCAGCTGGGGACAGCCTACAG GGGCCTCCAGCCTGTGCCAGATGAGGAAGTGATCGCGCTGTATGGGGGCACCCAGCACATCCCACTATACCAGATGAGTGGCTTCTATGGCAAG GGTCCCTCCATTAAGCAGTTCATGGACATTTTCTCACTGCCGGAGATGGCTCTGCTGTCCTGCGTGGTGGACTACTTCCTGGGCCACAGCCTGGAGTTTGACCAAGCGCACCTCTACAAGGATGTGACG GACGCCATCCGAGACGTGCATGTGAAGGGCCTCATGTACCAGTGGATCGAGCAGGACATGG AGAAGTACATCCTGAGAGGGGACGAGACGTTTGCCGTCCTGAGCCGCCTGGTGGCCCATGGGAAACAGCTGTTCCTCATCACCAACAGTCCTTTCAGCTTCGT AGACAAGGGGATGCGGCACATGGTGGGTCCCGATTGGCGCCAGCTCTTCGATGTGGTCATTGTCCAGGCAGACAAGCCCAGCTTCTTCACTGACCGGCGCAA GCCTTTCAGAAAACTCGATGAGAAGGGCTCACTTCAGTGGGACCGGATCACCCGCTTGGAAAAGGGCAAGATCTATCGGCAG GGAAACCTGTTTGACTTCCTGCGCTTGACGGAATGGCGTGGCCCCCGCGTGCTCTACTTTGGGGACCACCTCTATAGTGACCTGGCG GATCTCATGCTGCGGCACGGTTGGCGCACGGGTGCCATCATCCCTGAGCTGGAGCGTGAGATCCGCATCATCAACACAGAGCAGTACATGCACTCGCTGACGTGGCAGCAAGCACTCACGGGGCTGCTGGAGCGCATGCAG ACCTATCAGGACGCGGAGTCGAGGCAGGTGCTAGCTGCCTGGATGAAAGAACGGCAGGAGCTGAG GTGCATCACCAAGGCCCTGTTCAACGCGCAGTTCGGCAGCATCTTCCGCACCTTCCACAACCCCACCTACTTCTCGAGGCGCCTCGTGCGCTTCTCTGACCTCTACATGGCCTCCCTCAGCTGCCTGCTCAACTACCGCGTGGACTTCACCTTCTACCCGCGCCGCACGCCGCTGCAGCACGAGGCGCCTCTCTGGATGGACCAGCTCTGCACTGGCTGCATGAAGACCCCCTTCCTTGGTGACATGGCCCACATCCGCTGA